The window AAAACTGGTCCGAGGAGATGAGTTGCCGCGATACATGTTCAGACCACGCAGGACTGCCCATCGGAAAACGCAAACCGAAAATAGAATCAGTAATCGTTCCATAACAACAGCCTTCACAGAAACAACCCAACCTGCCAAAAATTCCTCCAATAGGCATATAATGAATAAATATTTCCAGATCTGCAATTTTTGGAATTTTCTTCCATTCCATATACATCCATGCTCCAAAAATCCCCCCTGTAAATGCTCCTAAAAACATACTTCCGCCTCTTTCTAAGTTAAAGAAATTTATCTTTGAAGAGGGACACGCAAGGAAGAGGTAGAAAAACACTCGACCGAGGATAAATGCGAATGGGGCAACGCATAGCAGGATGCCTATTCCCATTGGAAATCTTTCCCCATGTCTATAGTTCCACCTTAACCCCAACACAATTACCATCAACACCGCTAAAAAATTGAAAATGTTATATAAATTTATTTCATATCTAAAAAGAAAAATAGAAGGAAACATTTTTTACTTCCGTTTTTTATTAAAAAATTATAATCAATATTTTGTTACAATAAATTTTTTTGGGTAAAAGTAGCGTAATATAATTCATGTTTCTCAGAAGAAACTCCAACCAAGGTAACGATAGGTTATGTACATGATTAATAAAAGTATTACAACTCCAGTTACAATATAGATTACTGGTGATTTAGATGAGAAAAGAAAAATTTGATTACTTTTTTCAAAATCCTTAGGGTTGAAGATCCCCTTCATAATGGGTGGTGGAGTAAATATTTCATCGGGTATAATTTCATTTATTTTTAAACTTTCTGGGATTATTTCAAGTTTATAGAGTGTAGTTACATCTATAGGAGAAAAACATTGTTGTAACATATATTCATCTTTTGTAATTTTTCCGCTTTTAAGACTTGTCCTTAATTGCAAGCCTTCGGGAGTAGTAGTATCTAAGGAATATACTTCTTCTCTTGCTTTTAAGGGGAAACGAATGTTTTCTTTGACTTCTATATAGTCATCGAAGAAATAAGTTTTTTCAATCCATTTAGGACTCATGCAGTTTACAATCATGTCTAATTTGTATTTTTTAAATGTATTCAAATCCCAGGTTCTTCCATAATATTCAACATAGTCTATACGGCGTATATCTCCCTTATCATCAATCCATATATCTAAACTTAGAGGGACTTTCTTTTTAAATGCATCTTCATAATATTCCGTTTTATGCCATAAGACGGTAAAATCTCCTTCATGATGCAAATGAAATGGACCTGGTAAATCTAAAAATTCAGAAAGACTAATTCCCCAGGTGCTTATGAAATTATCTTCTGTGCCTTCTCCTACTCTTCCTACCATGTTTAGCGGACTAATCTGGGAGCAAGGAATAAAATCTGTTTCAGGAAGAGCAGGATCTTTATAAGCTTTTTGTTTATCTTCTGTAATATTTAAAAACCATGTTTTGCCATTTTTCATGTATGAAGCTGAATTAATTTTAGATATTTTTGGTTCTACGGTGTCTTTTAAATGATTTGTATTTTGATAATTTTCAAATGCTTTTTGCTCGATTTTTTGTTTAACTGTATCTAACAAAGTTTGAGGATATCCTTCATTAGAAGGAGAAGAGATTTTTACCTGCTTGGGGGAAAGTACAGAATCATATAATATTTTTTGGTCGTAAAAGGTGAGAAAAAAATTTTTTTTATCACATGTGAATGCGATTTCGAAATATTCTTCTTGTTCTGTTTCCCATTCTATCTTACCTTCTTTAACAGTTTTTGAATAGAGATAACCTTTTCCCTTACACCAAATACTACTATAAGAATTTGTCCTTTCTTTAATTAAATTGATAATATTCTCTAACTCTTTTGGATCTAATGAGTGTGGGCATTGATAATCCAAAGCAGTAAAAATAAATATCATAATACCTACACACAATTCCATACCTAATCCCTTTATTGGTCTGATAATTTTTGTTTTTCATCTAATTATAATACTACTATCTTTTTAATCTTGCACATATTACAGTTAGGATAATAACAAGAATTCCCAGCCTCTATTGACATAATTACACATCCAGATCCTGAACATATACAACCACAAGAAGGACATCCAGGACAATCTGCAGGGACACATGGATTCCCACAACCTTTTGCTCCAACACATTCATATATATTTGTAGTATTAGGACAATATATTATTGGAAGGGTATGTTCACAACTACATTCTAAAGAAGCAGATTGGTTACATAACAAATAATCATTGGGTGGTGATGTTGGACATGTCCCGGTTGGTTTACAATCACAGCCGGATGTGTTATCTTTTTGTGACATAGCGTAGACATGAGATTGGATAAAAATGGCCGTGATGCCACTGAACAAAAGCAGGATAAAAATCAGGGTAATAGGATAAGAATTTATCAATTTTTTGAGGGTGAATGTGAGTTTCATGATGTGTTCTCCTTTTGGTTAGAGGTTTTTGTTTGGGGTTACTACTACTTTATTATTCAATTTTCCAATAAATATAGTTTAGCATTTTTTTTCTTATGTCAAGCTTTTTGGAAAAAATTTTTTAAATGATTTGTTAATAAGAAATAAGAGGGGGACAAAATATTTATATGCAGAAAATTTTATGTTTTTCCCAAAAGAAAACATTTTTTTACTTCCGTTTTAAACTAACATTCTTAATCTATATTCGGTCGTAGTATTTTTCTTGTATTAAAAGTATCATAGTATAGTTTGACATTTCGTCAGAAGAAACTCCAACCCCAATAGCGATGAGTTAAGTAGATTAATAACAAAACGAATGCGATTTCTACTCCGATAAATACAACAACTTTTATATGGGGCGAATGAAAAAAGGTTTTTATTTTATTAGTTATTTGTTCTCGAGGTGTTTCAGGAGGTGGAGTAAAAACTTCTTCCGAAATAGTTCCGTTAATAAGAAGACTCTGAGGATTTATAGAAATCTCCTTATAAGTATCTATGGTAAAAGGCATAAAACATCGATTTATTAAAAATTGTTCACGGAAATATTTCCCTTTCCTCACATTAATTGCAAACTAAAGTCCTTCAGGAATTGTAGTATCTATATTGTATATTTCCTCTCTGGCGGACAATGGGAATCTAACTTTTTCTTTTGTCTGTATATAATCATTAAAAAAATAATTTCTCTCTATCCATTTTGGATACATGCAATTGATTTCACCGCTATATCCTGCCTTTTGGAATTCCTCTTGACTCCATATCCAACCATAATATTCCACATAATCAATTCTGCGAATATCCCCGTTATTATCTATCCAGATGTCCAGACTTAAAGGGATTTTTTTTCTAAGAAATTATCATAATAATCTGCTCGATGCCATAGAATAGTAAATTCTCCTTCCTGATGGAGGTGGGAAGGTCCGGGTAAGTCCAAAAATTCGGATATACTTATTCCCCAGGTGTTCGTTTGACCATCTTCGCTCCCCCGACCTACTCTACCCACTATGTTTAGAGGGGTTATGTAGATAGTTCCTAATGAAGAAATAGAAGTATTGGTATCATAGTAAACCTTTGTTTTATCTTCAGAAATTTGAAGAACTGTGGAAACCCCATTTTTCAAATACCCTGCAGTATTAAAAATTACATAATTATTACGAGGTTGTTATTCAATGTTTTGTTGATATAATTTTTTGCTCTTCTCTTCAAGAGCACTTTTAATCTTATCCAGGAAAGGAGAAGATGCTGTTTGTTCTATTGTCTTTTGAGGTGGTGACGGATGTTCTCCTTTTTCTAATCCCATTAGAATTCTAAGTTCGGATGATTTGGGTTTTATTGTATTTTCATTAAATCGTGTGTAAAAAAATTTTTTCTTATCGCATGTAAATGCAATTTTGAAATCATGAGTATTTTCTATTTCTAAACCCATATCAGGGGAATTCTCTAATATTGCATATACTTTACTGTTTAAGGGTATGAGATGGAAATATTCATGGCCTTTGCACCACACAGAATGAAACTGTTCTACTCTTCCTTTTATATTTTCTACTGTTGCCTGAATAGTATTTTAATTTTGTGTATGTTCACAGGTAAAAGACAAAAAAGTGCCTGCATGTAAAAGACAAAAAAAATATAATGATAACATCATTTCACCTCCGATTTTATATTAGACCATTATATAAAACTATAAATTTATTGTACTGGGGTTCCACTTTCTATACATTTGTTGCATTTAAGATAGGCACATAAATCTGTTCAGTATGTCTAAAAGTTTTTTGTTTAATTTGTCTGTTGGGGAGTGGGAAGGGTTTTTGTGGTGTTAATATCTTGTTATGGGTAAATAGAATTGACAAAATAAGAAACAGGGACAAATGGATGTTTGTCCCTGTTCGTTAATAGTTTTTATTTTTGTGTAAATTTTAAAATGCTTCGGCAAATGCGTCTGATGGTTCTGGAGGTTCTTCTTCTATTTTAGGAACTTCACGCGCTTTGATGAATGGTCCTGTTACCATGTCTTTGTATCCCATACCGGGACCGACCATCGGGAAAACGAGAGCCTTTTTGTCCACGACGACCTCAAGGAAAGCAGGTCCATTATTAAATTTAACAAACTCTTCAAGTGTTTTATGTAATTCTTCACGATGGGTAACTCGCTTTGAGAACTTGAAACCGTCTGCTTCGGCAGATTTGACGAAATCCTTTTTATGAAGAGATTTGTCAGTACCTGAAAAGCGTCCTTCATAATATAGCGTTTGCCATTGGACGACCATACCATCGCCGTGATTGTTGAGTAATAATACTTTAACGGGTATGTTGTAATTTGTACAGGTTTCCATTTCACCGAAATTCATTCGCAAACTTCCATCTCCATCAATGTCAATGACAATTTTATTTGGTTTCGCTACTTGCGCACCTATGGCGGCAGGTAGTCCGAATCCCATAGTTCCCATACTCCCAGAGGTTATATAGGTTCGAGGATGTTTGATATGGAGATACTGTGCTGCAAACATTTGGTGTTGTCCAACGCCTGTGGTAAAAATGGCTTCTCCTTTTAGAATATCGTTGAGGGCTTCTATGACTTCTGGAGGTTGAATTTTCTGGGCATTGCGGTCATAGTTTAATGGATATTCTTTTTTCAATTGCTGTACATGTTTTAACCATGCGTCATGCTTCAAAGTTAAATGTTTCCCATATTGCATAAGCGATTTTAATGCTTTGCCTGCGTCACCTACATGGGACCAGACCACAGGTTTTACTTTACCTATTTCTGCGGCATCAATATCAATATGTAGAATTTTTGCGTTTGGAGCAAATTCGCTGGCTAATCCTGCTACACGGTCGTCAAATCGTGTTCCCACGGCGATGAGCAGGTCGCAATCCATAACCGCATAATTGGCATAGGCTGTTCCATGCATACCTAACATGTGCAGACAAAGGGGGTGATGAGTGTCCATAGCCCCAATACCCATCACTGTGGTTACGACCGGGATATGGAACATATTAACAAATTCTTGGAGTATATGTGACGAATTACTGGATATAATCCCACCACCGACATAAAGTAGAGGGCGTTTTGATGCTTTTAGTAAAGTAAAGAATTCCTTTGCCTCATCGGGGGTAATCTCATTGTCATTAATTTTTTGCATGCGACTTTGATACCCATGAAGAGGGAGTAAACCTTTTCCTTTAAAAACGCATTCATAATTCTGAACATCCTTTGGAACATCAATAACCACGGGACCGGGTCTGCCGGTTCGTGCAATGTAAAAGGCCGTTCTGACAGTTTCTTCTAATTCTTCCGGGTTTTCCACTAAAAATACATGTTTCGCACAGGAGGACATTAAATTGAATACAGGTGCTTCTTGAAAGGCATCTGTTCCGACTGCAGAACGAGCCACCTGCCCACTAATCATAACCAACGGTATAGAGTCAGCCATAGCATCTCGTATGGGTGTCGTAGCATTGGTGGCACCAGGACCGGAAGTAACTAACAAAACACCTACTTCACCGGAAGCCCGTGCATAACCGGAAGCCATAAAGCCAGCTCCTTGTTCATTTGCTGGCACAATTAACTGTATGGGATGTTCTTTATGAGAGCGATTCCAGCGAAAAACCGCATCATAAGTTGGTAATATTGCCCCACCGCTATAACCGAAAATGACCTTTACCCCTTCATCTGCAAGCACCTGTAGTATTATTTCGGCTCCCTTCATTTTTGTACCTGCTAATTCGTGTTTTTTTGTAACCATTGTAAAACTCCTTCTTTATACGGTTAATGATTTATAACAATTAAAAGTTAGTTTTTATTTAGGAACTGTGGATAATTTAAAGTCAAAGCGCCGCAGAACAGGAATGTCTGCGGCGCTGAAGTTTTCAATCTCCGCACTTTTGTGAGGTAATTTTATTCAGCAGGCGGAGGTTCTTCCGCTGGCGCCGCAGATTCCGGCGCCTCACCTACACCTACCTCTGGGTTCTCCTCTGAAACGGATTCTTTCTTTTCTTCTTCGGAGGGTTTCCCTTCTGTATGAATTAATTCTTCAGCTACTTCTTCGATAGATTTTCCTTGTTGAAGAAGTTCTGTTGGTAAAACATCTTTTAGCATAGAACCGACATCCACAGGCTCACCGGCGGTATGGGTTTGCATGATTTCCCCTTCGAGGTCTTTTTGATATTCTCGAATACTTAATCCGACCTTACGCTCTACCGGGCTTATGCTAATAATTTTAGCCATAACTTTCTGTCCAATATGGAGAAATTCTTCGGCACGGTGAACTTTTTCTAAGGACATTTCACTTAAATGAATAAGTCCTTCAATTCCATTTTCCAGTTTACCAAAGGCACCGAAACTGACTAATTTTGTTATTTCAACTTCAACATGTTTGCCTATGGGCATTTCTTCGACCAGTTCCTGCCATGGGTCAGGTTCTAATTGCTTTAAGCCGACACTAATTTTTTCCATTTCAGGGTCAATGCTCAATATTTTAACTTCTATTTCCTGGTCTTTGGTTAACACTTCTGCTGGATTGGTAATTTTCTTTGTCCATGAAATATCACCAACATGCAGAAGTCCATCAATACCTTCTTCAATTTCAATAAATGCACCGTAGTCCATTAAAGCACGAACACGACCTTTTACCACAGAACCTTCGGGATATTTCTCTGCCATAAGTTTCCACGGATTGGGTTGTGTTTGCTTTAATCCTAAGGATATCTTTTGCTCTTCGGGGTCTACATGAAGCACCATAACATGCACTTCATCTCCGATATTTAATATTTCAGACGGATGTCTGACCCTGCGTGTCCAGCTCATCTCGCTGATATGTATCATTCCTTCAAGTCCATCGTCCAGCTGAATGAATGCGCCATAATCTGCGAGACTTATTACAGTACCTGTAACGATAGAACCCACAGGATATTTTTCTTGTGCTGTTAACCAAGGATTGGGTGTTTTCTGTTTTAATCCGAGACTTACCCGATGTGTCTCGGGGTCATAAGTAAGGACCTTAACATCAATCTTTTGTCCAATCTTTAATATTTGATGTGAATTTTTGGGTCTTCCCCATGTCATATCGGAAACATGGAGTAGTCCGTCCAAACCGCCCAAATCAATGAAAGCGCCAAAGTCTGTAATATTCTTCACTTCACCTTGAACAATAGCACCTACCTTGATAGTTTCTAACAATTGTTTGCGTTCTTCTTCTCTGCGTTCTTCTAAAAGTTTCCGATGACTGACCACCACATTACGCCGTTTGGGATTAATACTGAGAATTCGTAATTCTAAGCGTTTTCCAACAAAATCATCGAGGTCAGCAATGGGTCTTGTGCTAACCTGACTTCCGGGCATAAAGGCATCAACACCAATGTCTACTTTTAATCCGCCTTTGACTTTTCGAATAACGGTTCCCTCAATCACACCCTCTTCTTCAAATACCTTCTGAACATATTCCCAATTCTTGATACGGTCTGCCTTAGTTTTTGATAACACAGGCATACCTTCTTCATTTTCCGGGACCTCGATGTAGAAGTCGAAAGAAGCTCCTTCTTTCAATTCGGAACGGTCGGGAAAGTCTGTTATTCTAACGACCCCCTCACTTTTGTAACCGATGTCTACCAGAATACGGTCATCCAATATGGATACTACCTGCCCTTTTACTACCTCACCTTCTTGAAACCGTAACATTCCTTCCTGGAGAAATTGGTCCACATCGGGCTCTGTCAAAAAAGAATTTAATTCTTCTTTTAATGATTGCGACAACGCCTGTGTTGCCATTTCATCCACTTTTGCGTTAAGTTCTGAATACTTATAACCCATAATTTAAAAAACTCCTTTCGGAAAAAAATATCCTGTTAAAAAACAGGTGATTTATTATACTATTTTTATATAATAAAACTCAAATATTGTAAACTATAGTTTGTTGTTTAAAATACAAGTTTTTTATCTCATTGTGGTTATGTGTATCCATGGAACTTCTTACTATGAAAAGTGTTATATTAATAAAGGAAACTTTTTATTAAAATTTTACATAAAAGGGAATGGAAATGAACAAGAACTTACTATTGAAAATCATCAATCCAATTTTACTGGTATTGCTTATTAGCCAGGCATGTTCGGGTTTTTTTCACCACTCGCTTTCTCACAAGATGTTTGAAATTATTCATGAGGGAGGAGGAATTGTTTTAGTGGTCATATCCTTTTTACATCTTGTCCTTAACTAGGGTTGGATTCGTGCTAACTTTTTGAAGGTAAGACAATAAGAATATTTTTCGCTAAATATTCTTACAGCACGCGTTCAAGGTAGATTTGGCGTAATAATTCGGCTTTTTGACGGACACCTTTTTGCAGGATTTCGTTAGCACGGGGGCAGTTTGGATTTTTACGCAGTGCTGTTTGTGCCGATTCAAGTTCTCGGTCAATTATGGATACAGACCGTAATTGGCGGGAGAAATAACCGGTATTGTTTCTAAATACAGGGGATAGGGCAGACCCTAATAATTCAATCTCATGCCATACATCTTTTTCCATGCTTTTTTCAACAGGAGTCTGCATTTTGGGAGATGCCATCTGAACAGTGATACTCATTTTTCCTGTTGTATTATCAAATAAGGTAGGATTGTAAGAAACCCCAAAAAGAATGTAAGCGGTCATTAACCAGATGGATACGCAAACTGTGACCAATACCCGTGAATGTTTTTTTACGGGTAATGTGTTTTGTTCCATTTTTTTCTTTTGTTCTCGAGCCCTTTTCAAAATTTCTAAGGCTAATTCTTTAGGCGGTTCAATTTTAGGTGCAGAATTTAGAAATCGTAATGATGAACAAATGGCTTCTACTTCTGCGGAACATTGAGGACATTGTGTTAAATGTCGGGCTATTCCTGAGAAAATAGGTCCCCTGCCATCTACTAAAGCCTCCGCATAAGTAATTAATTGTGTTCTTGTAGGATGTTTTAATAACATGGTAATCTTTATCTGTTTTTCTTTGTCACCAAACTATTTTGTTGACACTATGTATAATCCGAAACCTGCGCCCAAAGTTTCGCAAAAAACTACTGTTCGTTCAAATATTCACGAAAATGCTCTAAATAAGGTCTCAATGCTCTTTCTGCACGAAGGACCCGTGTTTTTGCTGTTCCTAATGGGACATCCAGAATATTTGCAATTTCCTCATAAGGCAATTCCAGGAAACGGCGTAGAACAAAGGCTT is drawn from Candidatus Hydrogenedens sp. and contains these coding sequences:
- the rpsA gene encoding 30S ribosomal protein S1; this translates as MGYKYSELNAKVDEMATQALSQSLKEELNSFLTEPDVDQFLQEGMLRFQEGEVVKGQVVSILDDRILVDIGYKSEGVVRITDFPDRSELKEGASFDFYIEVPENEEGMPVLSKTKADRIKNWEYVQKVFEEEGVIEGTVIRKVKGGLKVDIGVDAFMPGSQVSTRPIADLDDFVGKRLELRILSINPKRRNVVVSHRKLLEERREEERKQLLETIKVGAIVQGEVKNITDFGAFIDLGGLDGLLHVSDMTWGRPKNSHQILKIGQKIDVKVLTYDPETHRVSLGLKQKTPNPWLTAQEKYPVGSIVTGTVISLADYGAFIQLDDGLEGMIHISEMSWTRRVRHPSEILNIGDEVHVMVLHVDPEEQKISLGLKQTQPNPWKLMAEKYPEGSVVKGRVRALMDYGAFIEIEEGIDGLLHVGDISWTKKITNPAEVLTKDQEIEVKILSIDPEMEKISVGLKQLEPDPWQELVEEMPIGKHVEVEITKLVSFGAFGKLENGIEGLIHLSEMSLEKVHRAEEFLHIGQKVMAKIISISPVERKVGLSIREYQKDLEGEIMQTHTAGEPVDVGSMLKDVLPTELLQQGKSIEEVAEELIHTEGKPSEEEKKESVSEENPEVGVGEAPESAAPAEEPPPAE
- the ilvB gene encoding biosynthetic-type acetolactate synthase large subunit — encoded protein: MVTKKHELAGTKMKGAEIILQVLADEGVKVIFGYSGGAILPTYDAVFRWNRSHKEHPIQLIVPANEQGAGFMASGYARASGEVGVLLVTSGPGATNATTPIRDAMADSIPLVMISGQVARSAVGTDAFQEAPVFNLMSSCAKHVFLVENPEELEETVRTAFYIARTGRPGPVVIDVPKDVQNYECVFKGKGLLPLHGYQSRMQKINDNEITPDEAKEFFTLLKASKRPLLYVGGGIISSNSSHILQEFVNMFHIPVVTTVMGIGAMDTHHPLCLHMLGMHGTAYANYAVMDCDLLIAVGTRFDDRVAGLASEFAPNAKILHIDIDAAEIGKVKPVVWSHVGDAGKALKSLMQYGKHLTLKHDAWLKHVQQLKKEYPLNYDRNAQKIQPPEVIEALNDILKGEAIFTTGVGQHQMFAAQYLHIKHPRTYITSGSMGTMGFGLPAAIGAQVAKPNKIVIDIDGDGSLRMNFGEMETCTNYNIPVKVLLLNNHGDGMVVQWQTLYYEGRFSGTDKSLHKKDFVKSAEADGFKFSKRVTHREELHKTLEEFVKFNNGPAFLEVVVDKKALVFPMVGPGMGYKDMVTGPFIKAREVPKIEEEPPEPSDAFAEAF
- a CDS encoding prolipoprotein diacylglyceryl transferase, whose product is MFPSIFLFRYEINLYNIFNFLAVLMVIVLGLRWNYRHGERFPMGIGILLCVAPFAFILGRVFFYLFLACPSSKINFFNLERGGSMFLGAFTGGIFGAWMYMEWKKIPKIADLEIFIHYMPIGGIFGRLGCFCEGCCYGTITDSIFGLRFPMGSPAWSEHVSRQLISSDQF